In the genome of Falsirhodobacter halotolerans, the window TTCGGGCGGGGGGGCATCGCGCTGCACCGCGCCATAGACCAGGATTTCGGTGCCGATATAATTCGTCGTGATGGTGACGGAATATTGCGACAGGCCCAGAACGATCCTCTCCTGCGCCGCGGCGGGCAGGGCGAGGGCCAGAAGAAGAAGCGCGGCGCGGATCATTCCGTCACCGTCAGGTTGAACCGCTCCGGCGGGGTCAGCACCAGATCGAGCCCGACCTTCAGGCTGACGGCCAGAACCAGAAGGGCCAGCAGAATGCGCAATTGTTCGGCCCGCAGCTTCACCCCCACCTGCGCGCCGATCTGCGCCCCGATCACCCCGCCGATGATCAGCAGAAGCGCCAGCATGATGTCCACCGTGCCGCTGGTCATCGCGTGCAGAAGCGTGGTGAAGGCCGAAACGAGGATGATCTGAAAAAGCGAGGTGCCCACCACGACCTTGGTCGGCATTCCCAGAAGATAGATCATCGCGGGCACCATGATGAACCCGCCGCCCACGCCCATGATGGCCGACATGAAGCCCACGCCCGCCCCGATCGCCAGGGGCGGCAGGACGGAGATGTAGAGGCCCGAGGCGCGGAACTTCATCTTCCACGGCAGGCGATGCACCCAGGTGTGGGTGTGCGCGCGCCGGATGGGGGCGGCGGGGTTCTTCGCCCGGCGCAACGCGCCCAGGCTTTCGCGGAACATCAGCGCGCCGATCACGCCCAAAAACAGGACATAGGACAGCTGCACGATCAGATCGACCTGCCCCCGCGCCGCAAGCCGGGCGAAGATCCAGATGCCCAGGGCCGAGCCGACCAAGCCCCCCGCCTGCAGGACCAGCCCCATGCGGAAATCCACGGCCTTGCGCTTCAACTGCGCCAGCACACCCGAGATGGAGGAGGCGACGACCTGATTGGCCCCGGTCGCCACCGCCACGGCGGGCGGAATGCCGATGAAGAACAAAAGCGGCGTGATCAGGAAGCCGCCGCCCACCCCGAACATGCCCGACATGAACCCCACGATGCCGCCCAGTCCCAGAAGAAGGAAGGCGTTGATCGAAACCTCGGCAATGGGGAGGTAGATTTGCATGGGGCGGCCGGTTTTGGGCGTGTGTCAAGCCATCGGATCAAACGCGGGGGGTGTCAAGGCATGGTCACAGGGTTCGGAGCCATTCGCGCAGCGTCGCCTCGATCTTGACCGCGCCAAGGGGGGCCACGGCCTTGGTCTGCTCATGGCTCAGCGCCTCGTCCGACAGGCCTGCGCCCATGTTGGTTATGGTGGAGATGGCCGCGACCCGCAGCCCGAGGAACCGGGCGAGGATCACTTCCGGCACGGTGGACATGCCGACGGCGTCCGCGCCGCAGATCTTGGCCATGCGGATCTCGGCCGGGGTCTCGAAGCTGGGGCCGGAGAACCAGCCATAGACGCCTTCCTTCAGGGTGACGCCCGCGCGGGTGGCGGCGTCGGTCAGGGCGGCGCGGATGGCGGGATCATGCGCGTCGTCCATCGGCACGAAGCGCGCCTCGGAATGTTCGCCCACCAGCGGGTTCGCGCTGCAAAAGGCGATGTGGTCGGACAGCAGCATCAGTTCCCCCGGCGGAATGTCCTCGCGCAGGGAGCCGGCGGCGTTGGTCAGGATGAGGGTGTCCGCGCCAAGGGCCTTCAGCACCTCCAGCGGGCGGCGCATGACGGCGGCGTCGCCATCCTCGTAGAAATGCGCCCGTCCGGCGAAGACGGCGACGCGCACCCCCTCCAGATCGCCGATGACCAGCTTCGGCGAATGGCCCGACACGCCCGCATGGGGAAAGCCGCCCAGATCGGCATAGGGGATCGTCACGCCATCGACCGCATCGGCCAGATGCGACAGGCCGGAGCCGAGGACGAGGCCGACCCGCACGGGCGCATGGCCCGCCTTGTTGCGGATATAGGCGGCGAGGGTTTCGGCAGTCATCTTATCGTTCCTTGATATAGGGTTCGCCGCCGGCTCGCGGGGGGATCGCCTTGCCGACGAAGCCCGCAAGAACCAGCACGGTCAGGACATAGGGCAGGGCTTCCAGCGCGGGGACGGGGATGTTGGTGCGGGTGATGCCCGCCACCACGTCGGGGCGCAACGCCAGCGCCTGAAAGAAGCCGAACAGCAACGTGGCCCAAAGCGCGCCCCACGGCCGCCATTTGGCGAAGATCAGCGCGGCCAGCGCGATATAGCCGCGGCCCGCCGTCATCTCACGCCCAAAGCCTGCCTGCAGCGCGGTCGCCATATAGGCCCCTGCCATCCCGCACAAAAGGCCCGTGATCAGCACGGCGGCATAGCGGGTGCCGATGACCGACACGCCCGCCGTGTCCACCGCCGCCGGGTTCTCCCCCACGGCACGCAGGCGCAGGCCGAAGCGGGTGCGAAACAGCAGCCACCACGTCACCGGCACCGCCAGCAGCGCCATATAGACGAGGATGGAATGCCCCGAGATCACCTCGGCATAGAAACGCCCGAAAATGGGCACGCCGCGCAGGGTGTCGGCGAAGGGCAGGGTGATCTCGTTGAACCGCGCGGCCCCCGACAGGGCGGGCGTCCGGCCCCCCTGGCTGAACGCCGCCTGCGCCACCAGCACCGTGATGCCCGAGGCGAGGAAGTTCAACGCCACGCCCGAGATCAGCTGGTTGCCGCGAAAGGTGATCGACGCGATTCCGTGCAGCACCGCCCAGACGACCGACGCGCCGATCCCCGCCGCAAGCCCCGCCCAGGCCGACCCCGTCAGAAACGCCACCGCGCCCGAGGACATGGCCGCGACCAGCATCTTCCCCTCAAGCCCGATGTCGAACACGCCCGCGCGTTCGGACCACAGCCCCGCAAGGCAGGCCAGAAGAAGCGGCGTCGCCAGACGCAGCGTGGAATCGAGGAGTTGCAGCAGCGTTCCGTAATCCATCACGCCACCGCCTTTCCGGTCGCGACCTTGCGCGGGCGGAAGAACACGCCCAGCATCGACCGCACCATATAGCCCAAGGCACCGGTGAACAGGATCACCAGACCCTGCACCACCACCCGCAGGTCGATGGGGATCTGGGTCCACAACCCGATCTCGGCCCCGCCCTGATAGAGAAAGCCGAACAGCAGGGCTGCCAGAACCACGCCCAGCGGATGGCTGCGCCCCATCAGCGCGACGGCGATGCCGATGAACCCCGCCCCTTCGGAGGAGTTCTGAAGAAGCCGCCCGCTTTCGCCCATCACGTTGTTGATCGACATCATCCCCGCCAGCGCGCCAGACAGCGCCATGGCGATCATGATCGTCCGCACGGGGCGGATGCCGGCATAGCGGGCGGCGGGTTCGGATTTGCCGAAGGCGCGGATCTCATACCCCAAGGGTGTCCGCCACAGCAGGGCCCAGACCCCCACGCAGGCGATCAGCGCCACGAACAGCGAGATGTTGACCGGCACGGGCGAGGTGAAGATCAGGCTCAGCCCCGGAATGTCCGACAGCGCGGGGATGCCTGTCGCGAACCGCGCGGTGGCAGGTTCCGCCTGTCCCGGCGGGCGCAGGATGTCGACCAGGATCCAGACGATCAGGGCATAGGCGATGTAGTTGAACATGATCGTCGTGATGACGATGTGGCTGCCGCGTTTCGCCTGAAGCCAGCCCGGAATAGCCCCCCAGATCGCGCCGAAGGCGGCGGAGGCGAGGATGGCCGCGGTGAAGGCGATGGTCCAATGCGGCCACGGCACGAACAAAAGCACCATGGCGATGCCAAGGCCGCCCAGCTGCGCCTGCCCTTCACCGCCGATATTGAACAGGCCCGCATGAAAGGCGATGGTGACCGCCAGCCCCGTGAAGATGAAGCTGGTGGCGTAATAGAGCGTATAGCCCCAACCATAGGCCGAGCCGAGCGCGCCCGTGACCATGGTCGTCAGCGCCTCCCACGGGCTTTGCCCGATGGCGAGGATGACCAGCGTGGCGCAGATCGCCGCCAGCAGAACGGAGACGAGCGGCACAAGGAGGATGTCCGCCCAACGTGGTATCGGCTGCATCACCCCTCCACCCCGGCCATCATCAGGCCCAGTTCGCGTTCATTGGTTGCCTTCGGGTCGCGTTCGCCCATGATCCGCCCGTCGCACATGACGGCGATGCGGTCGGACAGGGCCATGATCTCATCCAGCTCCACCGACACCAGAAGGATGGCCGCGCCCCGATCGCGCAGGGCGACGATCTGCTTGTGGATGAACTCGATCGCGCCGATATCGACGCCCCGTGTGGGCTGGCCGATCAGAAGAAGGTCGGGCCCCCGTTCGATTTCCCGCGCAAGGATGATCTTCTGCTGGTTGCCCCCGGAGAAATGTTTGATCGCAAGGTTCGGCAGCGGGGGGCGCACGTCGAACCGGTCCATCTTGGCGGCCGTGTCGGCGCGCAGGGCGGCATGGTCGCTGAACGCCCCGCGCCGGAAGGCCGGATCGCGGTGATAGCCGAAGGCGATGTTTTCCCACGCCGCGAAATCCATGACCGCGCCCAGATGCTGACGATCCTCGGGGACATGGCCGATGCCCATGCGGCGGCGGTCCTGCCCGTCCTCGCGCCCCGAAAGGTCGAGGTCCGTGCCCTTCAGGCTGACATGCCCCGTGCCGCCCCGGATGCCGCCCAGAACCTCCAGCAGTTCCGACTGGCCGTTGCCGGCCACCCCGGCGATGCCCAAGACCTCCCCCCGCCGCAGGGTGAGGGAGACGCCCTTCAGACGCTCCACCCCGCCCTCGGTCGCGCGCAGGTCGTCCACCACCAGAACGGGCGTGCCCACCGTGGCTGGCGCCTTTTCCACCCGCAGCAGCACCTTGCGTCCGACCATGCGTTCGGCCAGATCGGCGGGCGAGGTGTCGCGGGTCGCGACCGTGCCCACCATCTCGCCCCGCCGCATGACGGAGACCGCGTCGGTAATCTCCATCACCTCGCGCAGCTTGTGGGTGATCAGGATGACCGTCTTGCCCTGGTCCTTCAGCCCGCGCAGGATGCGGAACAGATGGTCCGCCTCGGCGGGCGTCAGAACGCCGGTGGGTTCGTCCAGGATCAGGATGCGCGCGTCGCGGTAAAGGGCCTTCAGGATCTCCACCCGCTGCTGGTATCCGACGGACAGATCCTCGATCCGCGCATCGGGATCGACGTCCAGCCCGTATTCGCGCGAAAGATCCTCCAACACCTTGCGCGCCTTGCGCAGCGACGGGCGCAGAAGCCAGCCGTCCTCCGCCCCGAGCACGATGTTTTCCAGAACGGTGAAGTTCTGCACCAGCTTGAAATGCTGGAACACCATGCCGATGCCCGCGCGGATTGCGGCCTGGCTGTCGGGGATCTGCACCTCGCGCCCGTCGATCAGGATCTGCCCCGAATCGGCGCGGTAAAAGCCATAGAGGATCGACATCAGCGTCGATTTCCCGGCCCCGTTTTCGCCGATGATGCCGTGGATCGTGCCCGGCCCTGCGCGGAACGAGATGTCGCGATTGGCCTGCACCGCACCGAACGCCTTGGCGATCCCCCGCAATTCGATTGCGGGGGGCGCATGATCCACGGGCGGGGTCATCAGAAGCCGGCGACCGGGCAGGTGTCGTCGGCCATGTAGTCGTGGACGTCGATCTCGCCGTTGATGATCCGGGTCGTGGCTTCGGCCACGGCGGCCTCCATCTCGGGCGTGATCAGGGCGGCGTTGCTGTCGTCCACCGGGACGGCCACGCCTTCATCGGCCAGCCCCAGAACCACGGTGCCGGGTTCCACGGCATCGCCGGCGGTGAAGGCGTCGAACACCGCATTGTCCACCCGCTTGACCATCGAGGTCAGGACCTGACCGGGGTGGAGCATGTTCTGGTTGCTGTCCACGCCGATGGACAGGATCCCTTCATCCGCCGCCGTTTGCAGGATGCCGATGCCGGTGCCCCCTGCCGCGGCAAAGATCACGTCCGCCCCTTGGGCAATCTGGGCGCGGGTCAGTTCGCCGCCGCGCACCGGGTCGTTCCAGGCGGCGGGGGTGCTGCCGGTCCAGCTGACCAGAACCTTCGCATCCGGCTTGGTGGCCATGACGCCCTGGGCATAGCCGCAGCCGAATTTGCGGATCAGCGGAATGTCCATGCCGCCGATGAAGCCGACCGTCCCGGATTCGGACGCCATCGCCCCCATGATGCCCGCCAGATACGAGCCCTGCTCCTCGGAGAAGACGACTGAGCGGATGTTGGGCCCATCGACCACCGCGTCGATGATGACGAACTTGGTGTCGGGGTAATCGGGGGCGACCTGCGTCAGAACGTCGGAAAAGGCGAAGCCGGTCATCACGATCGGGTTCGATCCGGCCTGGGCAAGACGGCGCAGGGCCTGTTCGCGCTGGGCTTCGGACTGCATTTCCAGTTCGCGATAGGTGCCGCCGGTCTCCTCGGCCCAGCGGACGGCGCCGATGTTCGCCGCCTCGTTGAACGATTTGTCGAACTTGCCGCCCAGATCGAAGATCAGCGCCGGATCGGCGAAGGCTGTGCCGGACGAAAGGGTCAGCGCGGTGGCGGCCAGAAGGGCTTTGACGGTCATGATGGGTATCTCCCTGAGGGTGGCCGCGATGATCCGGCCTTGCCCCCGTTTTCCCCCGAAGGGCCGCCCTTCGTCAACCGCCTACGGTCAGGTTCCGCCGCATCATCCGCGCGTCGATCGCGCCGTAATAGCGCGGGCGGGTGCCGACGGGGACAAAGCCGTGGCGAAGATACAGGCGGATTGCGGGGGCGTTGTCGGCGGCGACCTCAAGGAACGCGGTGTCGGCGTCGGTGGCGGCGCGGGCCAGAAAGGCCGCGACCAGCCGCCCGCCGATGCCCCGACCCCGCGCGTCGGGGGCGGTGGCAAGGGTCAGCAGCTCCGCCTCGCCCGCGATGGACCGCCCGATCAGGAACCCCGCGCCGTCGCGCAGCAGAAACCCGCCGGGGGACAGGGCCGCGCCCCGCAGCGCATTGGCCGACCAGGGGGCGGGGGCGGTGAAGGAGGCCGCGTGGATGCGCGCCAGATCATCCCACATCGAGGATACGCGGCGGCGGGTCCGACGGCGGCGCGGCATCGGCCCCGCGCAGATAGAACGGGGCGGGACGGGGGCCTGCCCCCTGCATCCGGGCCTGCCGTGCGATCGCCTCGGCCAGCGGATGGAGCGGGGGGAGACGGGGGCCGTCGGGGATGGTGTCGGTCAGGCGGGCGGGCGTGTCGGGGCCATAGGTGCGGACATAGAACTCGCCCCGCCGCGCATCCTCGGCCACCACCAGCGGGCGGGGCAGGCCGAAGGCCCGCGCGTCCAGCGTGGTGACGCCGATGGCGGGAATGCCAAGCCCCAGCGCCAGACCGCGCGCGGCAGAGACGGCGATGCGGACGCCGGTGAAATTGCCGGGGCCGGTGCCGACCGCCAGCGCGTCCAGATCGCGCCATGTCAGGGCGGCGTCGGCCAGAACCTCCTCCAGCAGGGGGATCAGGCGTTCGGCTTGACCCTTTGCCATCGGTTCCTCGCGCTGGGCCAGAACCGTTTCGCCCGACAGCAAAGCGGCCGCGCAATGCGCGGCCGATGTGTCGAACGCAAGGATCGTGGCGTCAGGCCGCAACCGGACGCACCTCCAGCACCTCGGGGATGTAATGGCGCAGAAGGTTCTCGATCCCCATCTTCAGCGTCAGGGTCGAGGACGGGCAGCCCGCGCAGGCCCCCTGCATGTGCAGATACACGATGCCGCGATCGAACCCGTGGAAGGTGATATCGCCACCATCCTGCGCCACGGCGGGGCGGACGCGGGTATCCAGAAGTTCCTTGATCTGTTCGACGATGTCGCCATCTTCGCCCGTGTGTTCGGCATGGCCGCCGGCGGCGGTCGGGCGTTCGCCGTCCATCACCGGCATCCCGGACTGGTAATGGTCCATGATCGCGCCCAGAACGGCGGGCTTCACATGCATCCAGTCCTGCGTCTCGGCCTTGGTCACGGTGATGAAATCATGGCCGAAGAACACGCCCGTCACACCATCGACCGCGAAGATGCGGCGGGCGAGGGGAGAGGCGTCCGTCGCCTCGGCATTCGGGAAATCGGCGGTCCCCACCTCCAGCACGGCCAGGCCGGGCAGGAACTTCAACGTCGCGGGGTTCGGGGTCGGTTCGGTCTGGATGAACATGGGGTGCCTCCGGGGGTTACCCCCGATATGCGTGCGAAGGTCCCGCCTGTCAAGTTTTGGAATCGTTCTAATGTCAGGTGATGGCTTCCAGCCGTTCCTTCGACATGTCGCCCGGCACGATGGTCACGGGGATGGGCAGGGTGCCGGAATTGCGCGTCATATGCGTGACCAGCGGACCGGGACCGCCCTTTTCCACGCTGGCCCCAAGGACGAGGATGCCGATCTCGGGGTCTTCCTCCACCAGCTTCAGGATCTCGGCCCCGGCGTCGCCTTCGCGCACGATCAGGGTGGGGTGGACGCCCTGCCGGTCGCGCATCCATTTGGCGAAGACCTCGTAATGCGCCTCGATCCGTTCGCGCGCCTCGGCCCGCATCAGATCGGCCACGCCCATGAAATGTTGAAGTTCGTCCTGCGAGATGACGGACAGGATCACCACCCCCGCCCCGGTGTGCGAGGCGCGGAACGCGGCATAGCGCATCGCGTTCAGACATTCGCGGCTGTCGTCCAGCACCACCAGAAACTTGCGCATGTGGTTCTCCCTTTGCGGGCATGATGGGCGAAAACGGCCGCGGGGGGAAGGGGGCGCCTTCGGGCCGTCTGGGGGACGGGATGACCCGAAGGCGCGGGGCCGGGTGCGGCCACGGGGACAGGGTGGCGTGATTCGGTGACGGGTGTGTGACGATCAGCGGGCCAGCGCGCGCAGGCGGCGCAGGGCTATCGTCTGCCCCATCTGCGCCGCCAGACCCGCCAGCGACAGGATCAGCCCAAGGATTCCCGCCAGCAGGCCCGCCCCCGTGCGCGAGAGACGGACCGTCGCGCGCAGGAAGCGGGATTTGCTCAGGATCTCCATGCGGCCCACGGTGCGGGGGCCCAGCGCCTCGGCCGCGTTGGCGATGCGGCGGGCGTCGGTCGCATCATCGACATGGCGCAGCAGGTGCAGGGTCTGGACCGGGGGCAGCGCCCCTTCGATCCGCCCCACCGCGCGGGCGGTGTCGGCCACGGGGGCCAGCACGGCGGGGCGCAGCGCGCGCGTCAGGTCCGCCTGCGTCCGGACGGCGGGCAGGGTGGCCCAGTCCACGCCCTCGCGCGCGGCGCGGGTCAGGGTGGCGGTCAGGCGGGGGGACAAGAGGCGCATGCCGCGTGCGGTCTTGACCAGCCCCGCCCCCGCCTTCAGCCCCACCGTCGTCCCGCCCGAGGCGATGACGAACACCGTCGCCCCCAGCCCCACCGCCGCCAGCGCGATGTTCAGATCATCCACCTCGCGTCCGGCGGCATAGTTCATCCCCTCCC includes:
- a CDS encoding sulfite exporter TauE/SafE family protein, whose amino-acid sequence is MQIYLPIAEVSINAFLLLGLGGIVGFMSGMFGVGGGFLITPLLFFIGIPPAVAVATGANQVVASSISGVLAQLKRKAVDFRMGLVLQAGGLVGSALGIWIFARLAARGQVDLIVQLSYVLFLGVIGALMFRESLGALRRAKNPAAPIRRAHTHTWVHRLPWKMKFRASGLYISVLPPLAIGAGVGFMSAIMGVGGGFIMVPAMIYLLGMPTKVVVGTSLFQIILVSAFTTLLHAMTSGTVDIMLALLLIIGGVIGAQIGAQVGVKLRAEQLRILLALLVLAVSLKVGLDLVLTPPERFNLTVTE
- a CDS encoding purine-nucleoside phosphorylase; this translates as MTAETLAAYIRNKAGHAPVRVGLVLGSGLSHLADAVDGVTIPYADLGGFPHAGVSGHSPKLVIGDLEGVRVAVFAGRAHFYEDGDAAVMRRPLEVLKALGADTLILTNAAGSLREDIPPGELMLLSDHIAFCSANPLVGEHSEARFVPMDDAHDPAIRAALTDAATRAGVTLKEGVYGWFSGPSFETPAEIRMAKICGADAVGMSTVPEVILARFLGLRVAAISTITNMGAGLSDEALSHEQTKAVAPLGAVKIEATLREWLRTL
- a CDS encoding ABC transporter permease; translated protein: MDYGTLLQLLDSTLRLATPLLLACLAGLWSERAGVFDIGLEGKMLVAAMSSGAVAFLTGSAWAGLAAGIGASVVWAVLHGIASITFRGNQLISGVALNFLASGITVLVAQAAFSQGGRTPALSGAARFNEITLPFADTLRGVPIFGRFYAEVISGHSILVYMALLAVPVTWWLLFRTRFGLRLRAVGENPAAVDTAGVSVIGTRYAAVLITGLLCGMAGAYMATALQAGFGREMTAGRGYIALAALIFAKWRPWGALWATLLFGFFQALALRPDVVAGITRTNIPVPALEALPYVLTVLVLAGFVGKAIPPRAGGEPYIKER
- a CDS encoding ABC transporter permease, with protein sequence MQPIPRWADILLVPLVSVLLAAICATLVILAIGQSPWEALTTMVTGALGSAYGWGYTLYYATSFIFTGLAVTIAFHAGLFNIGGEGQAQLGGLGIAMVLLFVPWPHWTIAFTAAILASAAFGAIWGAIPGWLQAKRGSHIVITTIMFNYIAYALIVWILVDILRPPGQAEPATARFATGIPALSDIPGLSLIFTSPVPVNISLFVALIACVGVWALLWRTPLGYEIRAFGKSEPAARYAGIRPVRTIMIAMALSGALAGMMSINNVMGESGRLLQNSSEGAGFIGIAVALMGRSHPLGVVLAALLFGFLYQGGAEIGLWTQIPIDLRVVVQGLVILFTGALGYMVRSMLGVFFRPRKVATGKAVA
- a CDS encoding ABC transporter ATP-binding protein, which encodes MTPPVDHAPPAIELRGIAKAFGAVQANRDISFRAGPGTIHGIIGENGAGKSTLMSILYGFYRADSGQILIDGREVQIPDSQAAIRAGIGMVFQHFKLVQNFTVLENIVLGAEDGWLLRPSLRKARKVLEDLSREYGLDVDPDARIEDLSVGYQQRVEILKALYRDARILILDEPTGVLTPAEADHLFRILRGLKDQGKTVILITHKLREVMEITDAVSVMRRGEMVGTVATRDTSPADLAERMVGRKVLLRVEKAPATVGTPVLVVDDLRATEGGVERLKGVSLTLRRGEVLGIAGVAGNGQSELLEVLGGIRGGTGHVSLKGTDLDLSGREDGQDRRRMGIGHVPEDRQHLGAVMDFAAWENIAFGYHRDPAFRRGAFSDHAALRADTAAKMDRFDVRPPLPNLAIKHFSGGNQQKIILAREIERGPDLLLIGQPTRGVDIGAIEFIHKQIVALRDRGAAILLVSVELDEIMALSDRIAVMCDGRIMGERDPKATNERELGLMMAGVEG
- a CDS encoding BMP family lipoprotein, which produces MTVKALLAATALTLSSGTAFADPALIFDLGGKFDKSFNEAANIGAVRWAEETGGTYRELEMQSEAQREQALRRLAQAGSNPIVMTGFAFSDVLTQVAPDYPDTKFVIIDAVVDGPNIRSVVFSEEQGSYLAGIMGAMASESGTVGFIGGMDIPLIRKFGCGYAQGVMATKPDAKVLVSWTGSTPAAWNDPVRGGELTRAQIAQGADVIFAAAGGTGIGILQTAADEGILSIGVDSNQNMLHPGQVLTSMVKRVDNAVFDAFTAGDAVEPGTVVLGLADEGVAVPVDDSNAALITPEMEAAVAEATTRIINGEIDVHDYMADDTCPVAGF
- a CDS encoding GNAT family N-acetyltransferase codes for the protein MWDDLARIHAASFTAPAPWSANALRGAALSPGGFLLRDGAGFLIGRSIAGEAELLTLATAPDARGRGIGGRLVAAFLARAATDADTAFLEVAADNAPAIRLYLRHGFVPVGTRPRYYGAIDARMMRRNLTVGG
- the tsaB gene encoding tRNA (adenosine(37)-N6)-threonylcarbamoyltransferase complex dimerization subunit type 1 TsaB, which codes for MRPDATILAFDTSAAHCAAALLSGETVLAQREEPMAKGQAERLIPLLEEVLADAALTWRDLDALAVGTGPGNFTGVRIAVSAARGLALGLGIPAIGVTTLDARAFGLPRPLVVAEDARRGEFYVRTYGPDTPARLTDTIPDGPRLPPLHPLAEAIARQARMQGAGPRPAPFYLRGADAAPPSDPPPRILDVG
- a CDS encoding NifU family protein; translation: MFIQTEPTPNPATLKFLPGLAVLEVGTADFPNAEATDASPLARRIFAVDGVTGVFFGHDFITVTKAETQDWMHVKPAVLGAIMDHYQSGMPVMDGERPTAAGGHAEHTGEDGDIVEQIKELLDTRVRPAVAQDGGDITFHGFDRGIVYLHMQGACAGCPSSTLTLKMGIENLLRHYIPEVLEVRPVAA
- a CDS encoding universal stress protein, whose amino-acid sequence is MRKFLVVLDDSRECLNAMRYAAFRASHTGAGVVILSVISQDELQHFMGVADLMRAEARERIEAHYEVFAKWMRDRQGVHPTLIVREGDAGAEILKLVEEDPEIGILVLGASVEKGGPGPLVTHMTRNSGTLPIPVTIVPGDMSKERLEAIT